One window from the genome of Brachyspira hampsonii encodes:
- a CDS encoding patatin-like phospholipase family protein: protein MNRLGLVLAGGGGKGSYQIGVWKAFREFGFDKYIYAISGTSVGALNACLIYQNDYEKAEKIWLNEVQDKILSFDAESIVKSISRILIPLGIPMTRIIALAGVIASSGIFSRDGLLSIIDKYLDFDYLLNTDDPLYAACLAVENFNVHYFSINKSERDRIRKILLATSAIPFVFDKEVIDGTTYIDGGIPIVGDNIPIRPLYNLGCNMVVVVHLSKESIIKREEFPNLKIIEIVPQEDLGGLIKGTLNFSSSAMSSHIEQGYNDAKRILKPVFDMAATQFELLRSIKKMYIDEQEYKHKMKLIKEERHNIKNDIQKIAIENNIKINYTDDIKKLNNNNNKNIK, encoded by the coding sequence ATGAACAGATTAGGACTTGTTCTTGCAGGAGGCGGAGGAAAAGGCTCTTATCAAATAGGAGTATGGAAAGCATTTAGAGAATTTGGTTTTGACAAATATATTTATGCTATTTCTGGTACTTCTGTAGGGGCTTTGAATGCATGCTTAATATATCAAAATGATTATGAGAAAGCTGAGAAAATTTGGCTTAATGAAGTGCAGGATAAAATACTTTCTTTTGATGCAGAGAGTATAGTAAAAAGCATTTCAAGGATTTTAATACCATTAGGCATACCTATGACTAGAATTATAGCTTTAGCTGGAGTAATTGCCTCAAGCGGTATATTTTCTAGGGACGGACTTTTAAGCATTATTGATAAATATTTAGATTTTGATTATTTACTTAATACAGATGATCCGCTTTATGCTGCATGCTTAGCTGTAGAAAATTTTAATGTGCATTATTTTTCTATAAATAAAAGCGAAAGAGATAGAATAAGAAAAATACTTCTTGCCACAAGTGCCATTCCTTTTGTATTTGATAAAGAAGTGATTGACGGTACAACATATATAGACGGAGGCATTCCTATTGTAGGAGATAATATACCTATAAGACCGCTTTATAATTTAGGATGCAATATGGTTGTAGTTGTGCATTTAAGCAAGGAGTCTATTATAAAAAGAGAGGAGTTTCCTAATTTAAAAATAATAGAAATAGTGCCTCAGGAGGATTTGGGCGGACTTATAAAAGGTACTTTGAATTTTTCTTCATCAGCTATGAGTTCGCATATTGAACAAGGCTATAATGATGCTAAAAGAATATTAAAGCCTGTATTTGATATGGCAGCTACACAATTTGAACTTTTACGGTCTATTAAAAAAATGTATATTGATGAACAGGAATATAAACATAAGATGAAATTAATCAAAGAAGAAAGGCATAATATAAAAAATGATATACAAAAAATAGCTATTGAAAATAATATTAAAATTAACTATACTGATGATATAAAAAAATTAAATAACAATAATAATAAAAACATAAAATAA
- a CDS encoding tetratricopeptide repeat protein, whose product MAGENRTTQDMLLLKTTMANCGIDINSKIKAIDFYRLLSSREDLIKRLFEDTKIENLEKALSYTIPISSGFRKLNLLAGEENYIVKSITSLSEASEEDIKVTLTKEYVKQHSDFDIEKEINIYEFAVMLVDDLGVIDSFVDESEVIEEEKTVPLLAESNTIETLFEEGKYYKVIEECNKIIEFNENNEEANKEDLIKAYKYRAKCYTRLDSANILDDIKKIQSINKNDIESYLIESDILIKDNELDKALEIIENGLKENNNNFELYKKKLEILYEQGLNQKYAGDAKLSFNGILNDINEYTKINGEKYELLRTKVEYTDKFIVKNILGTEKTNVISIFHPSSENEITIFHKYFFARTIDRKECNDYNIFVFIEMVNKCILLNDKDAELHYLLAKYATSIRYSPYYKNKLQSSVASYLEIRPIHSYATKHHLQGSPLYDIHIEYNQKFYGGSSERDSNISISTILKHLDDALAIKPYYEEALLLKGLIYKIEEDNQSLLTLRDEYIKQGFDPNKIFNNLFIMSN is encoded by the coding sequence ATGGCAGGAGAAAACCGCACTACACAGGATATGCTTTTATTAAAAACTACTATGGCAAACTGCGGTATTGATATAAACTCAAAAATAAAAGCTATAGATTTTTACCGTTTATTAAGCAGCAGAGAAGACTTGATTAAAAGACTTTTTGAAGACACAAAAATTGAAAATCTTGAAAAAGCATTATCATATACTATACCTATATCGTCTGGATTTAGAAAATTGAATCTGCTTGCAGGAGAGGAAAATTATATAGTAAAATCAATAACAAGTTTAAGCGAGGCTTCTGAGGAAGATATAAAAGTAACACTCACTAAAGAGTATGTAAAGCAGCATTCCGATTTTGATATAGAAAAAGAGATAAATATATATGAATTTGCCGTTATGCTTGTAGATGATTTAGGAGTTATTGATTCATTTGTAGATGAAAGCGAAGTTATTGAGGAAGAAAAAACAGTTCCTCTTTTAGCAGAGTCAAATACAATAGAAACTTTATTTGAAGAGGGCAAATATTATAAAGTTATAGAAGAATGCAATAAAATAATAGAGTTTAATGAAAACAATGAAGAAGCAAATAAAGAAGATTTGATTAAAGCCTATAAATACAGAGCTAAATGCTATACTCGTTTGGATAGTGCTAATATATTAGATGACATTAAAAAGATACAGAGCATAAATAAAAATGATATTGAAAGCTATTTGATAGAAAGCGATATTTTAATAAAAGATAATGAGCTTGATAAAGCATTAGAAATTATTGAAAACGGTTTAAAGGAAAATAATAACAATTTTGAACTTTATAAAAAGAAATTGGAAATTTTATATGAGCAAGGTCTAAATCAAAAATATGCTGGAGATGCAAAACTTTCTTTTAATGGAATATTAAATGATATAAATGAGTATACAAAAATAAATGGAGAAAAATATGAATTACTTAGAACTAAAGTAGAATATACTGATAAGTTTATTGTAAAAAATATACTTGGAACTGAGAAAACTAATGTAATATCAATTTTTCATCCATCATCTGAAAATGAAATAACTATATTTCATAAATATTTTTTTGCTAGGACAATAGATAGAAAAGAATGTAATGATTATAATATATTTGTTTTTATAGAAATGGTAAACAAATGTATTTTATTAAATGATAAAGATGCCGAACTTCATTATTTATTGGCAAAATATGCTACATCTATTAGGTATAGTCCATATTATAAAAATAAATTGCAAAGTAGTGTAGCATCATATTTAGAAATAAGACCTATTCATAGTTATGCTACTAAACATCATCTTCAAGGTTCTCCTTTATACGACATACATATAGAATATAATCAGAAATTCTATGGAGGTAGTAGTGAACGGGATTCAAATATTAGTATATCAACTATATTAAAACACTTAGATGATGCATTAGCAATAAAACCTTATTATGAGGAAGCTTTGCTTTTGAAAGGTCTTATTTACAAGATAGAGGAAGATAATCAATCTTTACTTACTTTAAGAGATGAGTATATTAAACAGGGGTTCGATCCCAATAAAATATTTAACAATCTATTTATAATGAGTAACTAA